The following proteins are encoded in a genomic region of Methylocystis echinoides:
- the istA gene encoding IS21 family transposase has translation MIKLGKIVMILELHRQGVSVSAIARQLGIDRKTVRKHIASGLAAPSYKARPPRERAITAFESYLHERLAAFPALSGRRLWREIKDRGYAGGYTAVTDLLRELRPPRPKGFEVRFETPPGEQAQVDFARFDVEFLDEPGVKRIVWLYSMVLGQSRFIWARFVLHQDMQSVLRCHMAAFEALGGVPREILYDRMKTAVIGEDPDGLVVYNRALLDLARHYGFQPRACKPYRAKTKGKVERPFRYIREDFFLGGVFRNLRVHATTRRVVTEAFAEEKASLKLLPPTPYQAVLRLERRASHEGMVSVGGNLYSVPDTTRRRVLDVHVFADAIRIFEDGALIAAHAPLEGRGEKRLDPAHRKTPAQAPRRRPPDASPPLVLRAGDHAARRPLAFYDAVGRRLAMQGGSR, from the coding sequence GTGATCAAACTCGGGAAAATTGTCATGATCCTGGAATTGCATCGTCAGGGTGTCTCTGTGTCCGCGATCGCGCGCCAGCTCGGAATCGACAGGAAGACGGTCCGCAAGCACATCGCCTCGGGGTTGGCGGCGCCCAGCTACAAGGCACGGCCGCCGCGCGAACGCGCGATTACAGCTTTCGAGTCCTACCTGCATGAGCGCCTCGCCGCTTTTCCGGCGCTGAGCGGCCGCCGATTATGGCGAGAGATCAAGGATCGGGGATATGCCGGCGGCTACACGGCGGTTACCGACCTCCTACGGGAACTCCGGCCGCCGCGCCCGAAAGGCTTCGAGGTGCGCTTCGAAACGCCACCGGGTGAACAGGCGCAGGTCGACTTCGCTCGCTTCGATGTCGAGTTCCTCGATGAGCCGGGCGTTAAGCGGATCGTCTGGCTCTATTCCATGGTCCTGGGCCAGTCCCGCTTCATCTGGGCACGCTTCGTCCTGCACCAGGATATGCAGAGCGTCCTGCGCTGCCACATGGCCGCCTTCGAGGCGCTCGGAGGCGTTCCGCGCGAGATCCTCTACGATCGCATGAAGACCGCCGTTATCGGGGAGGACCCCGATGGCCTCGTTGTCTACAATCGCGCCCTGCTCGATCTGGCGCGCCACTACGGCTTTCAGCCGCGCGCCTGCAAACCCTACCGCGCCAAAACCAAGGGCAAGGTGGAACGGCCCTTCCGTTATATCCGGGAGGATTTTTTCCTCGGAGGCGTTTTCCGCAATCTCAGGGTCCACGCCACGACCAGGCGTGTCGTCACGGAGGCTTTCGCCGAAGAGAAGGCATCGCTCAAGCTGCTGCCTCCCACTCCCTATCAGGCGGTGCTTCGGCTCGAACGGCGCGCGTCGCATGAAGGCATGGTCAGCGTCGGCGGCAATCTCTACAGCGTCCCGGACACGACCCGACGGCGCGTGCTCGATGTCCATGTCTTCGCCGACGCCATCCGCATCTTCGAGGACGGCGCATTGATCGCCGCCCACGCGCCCCTTGAAGGCCGAGGCGAAAAGCGCCTCGATCCGGCGCACCGCAAAACGCCGGCGCAAGCGCCGCGACGCCGGCCTCCCGACGCCTCGCCGCCCCTTGTGCTGCGCGCCGGCGATCACGCCGCGAGACGCCCGCTGGCCTTTTATGACGCGGTGGGCCGTCGCCTGGCCATGCAGGGAGGGTCGCGATGA
- a CDS encoding FAD-binding oxidoreductase — translation MNREPIRSPARSVANIEFHHSGLEVDEVGRRLVQRLEAKGIRAVSPAMGFPMEMYQFPSAIWIVSHKPVAVAAGLGHMGVHRNLIHPKFGNFVLLGTVLIGAEATEYDAPLDYNPCLECRLCVTACPVGAITPDGGFNFSACFTHNYREFMGGFTDWVEQVADSKNALDYRSRMSEPETSSMWQSLSHGANYKAAYCMAVCPAGEDVIGTYLADRARHIQEIVKPLQQKEEPVYVVKGSDAEAYAKKRWKNKTIKTVGNALRPRSIDAMLQLLPVAFQPNQARDLRATYHFEFTGAEQRKATIVIHDGVIRVREGHVGSADLRVTADSLTWLGFLAREHSLVWALLRRKIRVSGSPKLLLAFGRCFPSPAVRHDPTPVPPVASRLRPSTAPYRQNDAATGKIKWSGALRLAEIIEVAQKIKTFRLVEPAGGKIPFEFLPGQFLTLAIEPFGIPTKRSYTIASSPTRRDSIEITVKRETDGLVSRWLHDAATPGDLLEVVAPNGTFTFTGEEEQSIVLIGGGVGLTPLMSVTRYLTDTNWPGDIHLLLSFRNPREYPFQEEIAALQTRNSRLRVAATVSDPNVEEWTGSRGRIDKAFLASAVPNIAAQRVHLCGPLAMMNAVTAALLDLGLPLERIKKEAFGTETRDPTRKAASAGRIIGRVTFQMSQVSEPIAGNDTILGSGPIKFG, via the coding sequence ATGAACCGGGAGCCGATCCGCAGTCCGGCGCGCTCCGTCGCCAACATCGAGTTTCACCATTCGGGACTCGAGGTTGACGAAGTTGGTCGTCGCCTGGTGCAGCGGCTCGAGGCGAAAGGAATTCGCGCTGTCAGCCCGGCGATGGGCTTTCCGATGGAGATGTATCAGTTCCCTAGCGCCATATGGATCGTTTCACACAAGCCCGTCGCCGTTGCCGCCGGGCTCGGCCACATGGGCGTCCATCGCAATTTGATTCACCCCAAGTTCGGCAACTTCGTCCTGTTGGGAACCGTTCTGATCGGGGCGGAGGCCACGGAATATGACGCGCCGCTCGATTACAACCCCTGTCTGGAATGCCGGTTGTGCGTGACGGCCTGTCCCGTCGGGGCCATCACCCCCGACGGCGGGTTCAATTTCTCCGCCTGCTTCACCCACAACTATCGCGAGTTCATGGGGGGCTTCACGGATTGGGTCGAGCAGGTCGCGGACAGCAAGAACGCGCTCGATTATCGCAGCCGCATGAGCGAGCCTGAAACCTCCTCGATGTGGCAGAGCCTCTCCCATGGGGCGAACTACAAGGCGGCCTATTGCATGGCGGTGTGTCCCGCCGGAGAAGACGTCATCGGGACGTATTTGGCGGATCGCGCGCGCCACATTCAGGAAATCGTCAAGCCGCTGCAACAAAAGGAAGAGCCAGTTTATGTCGTAAAGGGCTCGGACGCCGAGGCCTACGCCAAGAAAAGATGGAAGAACAAGACCATCAAGACCGTCGGCAACGCATTGCGACCCCGAAGCATCGACGCGATGCTGCAACTCTTGCCTGTCGCGTTTCAGCCCAACCAGGCGCGCGACCTTCGCGCAACGTATCATTTCGAATTCACCGGCGCCGAGCAGCGCAAGGCGACGATTGTTATTCACGATGGCGTCATCCGCGTCCGCGAGGGGCACGTCGGCTCAGCCGACCTTCGGGTCACCGCCGACAGTCTGACTTGGCTCGGCTTTCTGGCGAGAGAGCACAGTCTGGTTTGGGCGCTGCTGCGGAGAAAAATCCGCGTCAGCGGATCGCCCAAGCTCCTTCTCGCCTTCGGTCGGTGCTTCCCGAGCCCCGCGGTTCGCCATGATCCGACGCCCGTCCCTCCGGTGGCGTCAAGGCTGCGGCCGAGCACGGCTCCCTATCGTCAAAACGACGCGGCGACCGGAAAGATCAAATGGTCGGGCGCCCTGCGACTGGCGGAGATCATCGAGGTTGCGCAAAAAATCAAAACCTTCCGCCTCGTCGAACCGGCGGGAGGGAAGATTCCGTTCGAATTCCTGCCCGGGCAGTTCCTGACGCTCGCAATCGAGCCATTCGGCATTCCGACCAAGCGCTCCTATACCATCGCGTCCTCGCCGACGCGTCGCGACTCGATTGAGATCACGGTGAAGCGGGAAACGGATGGCCTCGTTTCACGGTGGCTTCATGACGCGGCCACGCCAGGCGACCTCCTCGAAGTCGTGGCACCGAACGGAACCTTCACTTTCACGGGCGAGGAGGAACAAAGCATCGTCCTGATCGGCGGCGGCGTCGGCTTGACGCCGCTGATGAGCGTGACGCGCTATCTCACCGACACGAATTGGCCGGGCGACATCCATCTGCTCCTGAGCTTCCGCAACCCGCGCGAATATCCGTTCCAAGAGGAAATCGCGGCGCTGCAAACGCGCAACAGCCGCCTGCGGGTCGCAGCCACCGTGAGCGATCCCAACGTCGAAGAGTGGACCGGATCGCGGGGCCGTATCGACAAAGCTTTCCTTGCCTCGGCCGTTCCCAATATCGCGGCGCAGCGTGTTCATCTCTGCGGCCCCCTCGCGATGATGAATGCCGTCACGGCGGCATTGCTGGATCTCGGCTTGCCTCTCGAGCGGATCAAGAAGGAAGCGTTCGGAACCGAGACGCGTGATCCCACCCGCAAGGCGGCGTCGGCCGGCAGGATCATCGGGCGCGTCACCTTTCAGATGTCGCAGGTCTCGGAGCCGATCGCCGGAAATGACACCATTCTAGGCTCAGGACCTATTAAATTTGGCTGA
- a CDS encoding alpha/beta fold hydrolase — protein sequence MAKSFTVYAVDYPGHGYSDIPPAKYNAGYFVETVESFLDALDLHDVTIAGVSIGASIALILAARNDPRVSRVVAINPYDYAKGRGMARSSFLARLIVALADLPILGDTVMRLRQFFIMKSVLDGGVADPRHIPSELLKEMYLVGNRKGHYRAFLNLLRNAESWETATNGYAKIEVPVLLLWGDCDWSWPGEREHDRQIVPGAKMTTVEGGGHFLPLDRPDAVIQHLLHFQAPLARKASS from the coding sequence CTGGCAAAGAGTTTCACCGTGTATGCGGTCGATTATCCCGGCCACGGCTATTCCGACATACCGCCCGCGAAATATAACGCGGGCTATTTCGTTGAGACAGTCGAGAGCTTTCTCGACGCTCTGGATCTACATGACGTGACGATTGCGGGGGTTTCGATCGGCGCCTCGATCGCGCTCATTCTCGCGGCGCGCAACGATCCGCGGGTTTCGCGCGTTGTGGCGATCAATCCCTATGATTACGCCAAGGGGCGCGGGATGGCGCGCAGCTCATTTCTCGCGCGCCTTATCGTCGCCTTGGCGGATCTGCCGATCCTCGGCGACACAGTGATGCGCCTGCGGCAATTCTTCATCATGAAATCAGTGCTCGACGGCGGCGTCGCCGACCCACGGCATATTCCCTCGGAGCTACTGAAGGAGATGTATCTCGTCGGCAACCGCAAAGGCCATTATCGCGCCTTCCTCAACCTGCTCCGTAACGCAGAGTCTTGGGAAACGGCGACGAATGGCTATGCAAAAATCGAGGTTCCCGTGCTGCTGCTCTGGGGCGATTGCGACTGGTCGTGGCCGGGTGAGCGCGAACATGACCGTCAAATCGTACCCGGCGCAAAAATGACGACCGTCGAGGGCGGGGGGCACTTCCTGCCGCTCGACAGGCCGGATGCGGTCATCCAGCATTTGCTCCACTTTCAGGCGCCGCTCGCTCGGAAGGCTTCGTCATAA
- a CDS encoding alpha/beta fold hydrolase codes for MSNVVIVGLVGFVVVAATIVLVSFLVEAIRPIPPTPERLSWAPDIPTRYVSVNGVRLRYIKTGEGPALVLLHTLRTQLDLFEKVVPELAVSAGRKLLKCAD; via the coding sequence ATGTCGAATGTTGTGATCGTTGGTCTCGTCGGTTTCGTTGTCGTGGCGGCGACGATCGTGCTGGTTTCATTCCTCGTCGAGGCGATCCGGCCCATTCCGCCAACTCCAGAACGTCTCTCCTGGGCGCCGGACATCCCGACCCGATATGTCAGCGTCAACGGCGTCCGCCTTCGCTACATCAAGACGGGTGAAGGTCCTGCGCTGGTTCTCTTGCACACGCTGAGAACGCAACTCGACCTCTTCGAGAAGGTCGTTCCCGAGCTGGCTGTGAGTGCCGGACGTAAGCTCCTCAAATGTGCCGATTGA
- the amoA gene encoding bacterial ammonia monooxygenase, subunit AmoA: MTGKSLDLPAQPYTGEKARLTRAYDYLILVLALFLFIGSFHLHVALTVGDWDFWVDWKDRQWWPLITPLMMITFPAAVQAVLWPNFRLPLGATLCISCLLIGTWITRFFAYHMWNFFPINEVLPATMLPSALVLDAILMLSNSLTVTSIFGGMAFALLFYPTNWPIFGMFHVPVEYGGAQLTVADLFGFQYIRAGTPEYLRLIERGTLRTYGQYATPLSAFCSALLCTLMYPIWWYLGKLFATTKYVTTI; encoded by the coding sequence ATGACGGGCAAATCCTTAGACCTTCCAGCACAGCCGTATACAGGGGAAAAGGCAAGACTGACCCGCGCCTATGATTATCTGATCCTGGTGCTGGCGTTGTTCCTTTTCATCGGGTCCTTCCACCTGCACGTCGCTTTGACGGTGGGCGACTGGGACTTCTGGGTGGATTGGAAGGACCGGCAATGGTGGCCGCTGATCACGCCCCTGATGATGATCACCTTCCCAGCGGCGGTACAGGCCGTTCTATGGCCCAACTTCAGGCTGCCGCTCGGCGCGACGCTTTGCATTTCCTGCTTGCTGATCGGCACGTGGATCACGCGCTTCTTTGCCTATCACATGTGGAACTTTTTCCCGATCAACGAAGTCTTGCCGGCCACCATGTTGCCGAGCGCGCTCGTGCTCGACGCGATCCTGATGTTGAGCAACAGCCTGACTGTCACGAGCATCTTTGGCGGCATGGCCTTCGCCCTGCTTTTCTATCCGACCAACTGGCCGATTTTCGGCATGTTTCACGTGCCGGTGGAGTATGGCGGCGCGCAGCTCACCGTGGCTGACCTCTTCGGCTTTCAATACATCCGCGCGGGGACGCCTGAATATCTTCGTCTCATCGAGCGCGGAACGCTGCGAACTTACGGCCAATATGCGACGCCGCTGTCGGCGTTTTGCTCGGCGCTGCTTTGCACCCTGATGTATCCGATCTGGTGGTATCTGGGCAAATTGTTCGCGACGACGAAATACGTCACGACAATCTGA
- a CDS encoding IS5 family transposase (programmed frameshift), which produces MSGLFLLSARQMARISPFFPLAHGVPRVDDRRVVSGIVYVIKNGLQWKDAPKGYGPHKTLYNRFIRWSRLGVFDRIFAALAGEGPKPEQIMIDSTHLKAHRTAASLFKKGVLSRCIGRTKGGLNSKLHVVCDSGGKPLAMLLTEGQMSDHKGARMMLAAFPPASALIADKGYDSDWFREELRARGTEPCIPPTRSRKIPLDYDKVLYRQRHKIENLFAKLKDWRRISTRYDRCAHTFFSAICIAAAVAFYLKQ; this is translated from the exons ATGAGCGGATTGTTTTTGCTGAGCGCGCGTCAGATGGCGCGGATATCGCCGTTCTTTCCTCTGGCGCATGGCGTCCCACGTGTTGACGACCGGCGGGTGGTGAGCGGCATTGTCTATGTCATCAAGAACGGCCTTCAATGGAAAGACGCACCCAAAGGCTATGGGCCGCACAAGACGCTCTATAACCGCTTCATCCGCTGGAGCCGGCTTGGCGTCTTTGACCGCATCTTCGCGGCGCTCGCAGGCGAAGGGCCAAAGCCCGAGCAGATCATGATCGACTCCACCCATCTGAAGGCGCATCGGACGGCGGCGAGCCTCT TTAAAAAAGGGGTTCTTTCCCGTTGTATCGGACGCACGAAAGGTGGGTTGAACTCCAAGCTCCATGTCGTCTGCGACAGCGGCGGCAAGCCCCTTGCGATGCTACTAACCGAAGGGCAGATGAGCGACCACAAAGGCGCGCGGATGATGCTCGCAGCTTTCCCGCCTGCATCGGCGCTGATCGCCGACAAAGGTTATGATAGCGATTGGTTCCGGGAAGAGCTGAGGGCGCGTGGGACCGAGCCTTGTATTCCGCCAACCAGAAGCCGCAAGATCCCTCTCGATTATGACAAGGTGCTCTACCGCCAGCGCCACAAAATCGAGAACCTCTTCGCCAAACTTAAGGACTGGAGACGCATCTCAACCCGCTACGACAGATGCGCCCATACCTTCTTCTCGGCAATCTGCATCGCTGCAGCCGTCGCCTTCTACCTCAAACAATGA
- a CDS encoding L-dopachrome tautomerase-related protein, giving the protein MKKKLAVALALALPALSSGSGVAMDQSFAVVARLVQGPGNVTITDAGRIVMSQHQFYEPQISVVELNPDGDTAPFPNAETNSRERPSGVTLDSVLGLRSDDGVVWLLDNGMRSSVTPKLVAWDTAKNRLSRVIYLPPPIAPKDAFVNDFTIDARHKKIFIADPAGGQNAALIVVDIETGAARRVLEGHPSVIPENVDLVIHGRPIQLKDANGGLVKPHIGVNPITEDLQNEWVYFGPMHGLSLYRIKAADLANEGLDAKALASRVERYSAKPVCDGITIDKDNNIYLGDLAENAIGVIKPDRSYQQIAKSDQLAWVDSFSFGPGGKLYAVVNQLHRSAVLNGGKELSKPPYLLIEVKAFAAGLAGR; this is encoded by the coding sequence GTGAAGAAAAAGCTTGCTGTCGCTCTCGCTCTCGCGCTACCGGCTCTATCAAGCGGTTCAGGCGTGGCAATGGATCAAAGCTTCGCCGTTGTGGCGCGGTTGGTTCAGGGGCCCGGCAACGTGACGATCACTGACGCCGGCCGGATAGTGATGAGCCAGCACCAGTTCTACGAGCCTCAAATTTCGGTGGTCGAACTAAACCCTGACGGGGACACCGCGCCGTTTCCGAACGCGGAAACAAATAGCAGGGAGCGTCCTAGCGGGGTGACGCTGGATTCGGTGCTTGGCCTTCGCAGTGACGATGGCGTCGTCTGGTTGCTCGATAACGGCATGCGTAGCAGCGTGACGCCGAAGCTTGTCGCATGGGACACGGCGAAGAATCGATTGTCGCGCGTCATTTACCTGCCGCCGCCAATCGCCCCGAAAGACGCCTTCGTCAACGACTTTACGATTGACGCGCGGCACAAGAAGATTTTCATCGCGGATCCTGCAGGCGGTCAAAACGCGGCGCTGATCGTCGTCGACATTGAAACCGGCGCCGCGCGTCGAGTGCTCGAAGGTCATCCGAGCGTTATTCCGGAGAATGTCGACCTCGTCATACACGGCCGTCCAATCCAGCTTAAGGACGCCAATGGCGGCCTGGTCAAACCGCATATCGGCGTCAACCCGATCACCGAGGATTTGCAGAATGAGTGGGTCTATTTTGGGCCGATGCATGGGCTCAGTCTTTATCGCATCAAAGCCGCCGACCTCGCCAATGAGGGGTTGGATGCAAAGGCGCTCGCATCCAGGGTCGAGCGATACAGTGCGAAACCAGTGTGCGACGGCATCACCATAGACAAGGACAACAACATATACCTTGGCGATCTGGCAGAAAATGCGATCGGCGTGATCAAGCCCGATCGCAGCTATCAGCAGATCGCAAAGAGCGATCAGCTTGCCTGGGTAGATTCCTTTAGCTTTGGGCCGGGCGGCAAGCTCTACGCGGTCGTCAACCAACTGCATCGCTCAGCGGTTTTGAATGGTGGAAAGGAGCTGTCGAAGCCGCCCTACCTTCTGATCGAGGTCAAGGCGTTTGCCGCCGGATTAGCGGGCCGCTGA
- the istB gene encoding IS21-like element helper ATPase IstB, translating into MNTTPSAVIDRVKRNLVGLRMPRALEILDVTLRGIERGETTALDALDILLTEELTLRENRRVRMALQMARLTAVKTLAGFDFAFQPSLDKSRVIALAELQFIDRAEAVHLIGPPGTGKTHLSLALGVEAVKAGRSVYFASLADVIATLARAEREGTLREKIRYFCRFALLIVDEIGYLPVTPGGGNLFFQLVNARYERGAMILTSNRGFAEWGEIFGDPVVATALLDRLLHHAVVFQIEGSSYRLREHADLLPEHVRMKASIQPAPIPPTLRRRGRPPKNGGADQDIG; encoded by the coding sequence ATGAATACGACGCCTTCCGCCGTCATCGACCGCGTCAAACGTAATCTCGTCGGCCTGCGAATGCCACGCGCCCTCGAAATCCTCGACGTCACCCTGCGCGGCATCGAGCGGGGCGAAACCACGGCGCTCGACGCGCTCGACATTCTGCTCACCGAGGAGCTGACGCTTCGCGAGAATCGCCGCGTCCGGATGGCGCTTCAGATGGCGCGATTGACCGCCGTCAAGACGCTCGCCGGCTTTGACTTCGCCTTCCAGCCCTCGCTCGACAAGAGCCGGGTCATAGCCCTCGCCGAATTACAGTTCATCGACCGCGCCGAAGCCGTCCATCTCATCGGACCGCCCGGCACGGGGAAAACCCACCTCAGCCTGGCGCTCGGCGTCGAAGCCGTCAAAGCCGGCCGCAGCGTCTACTTCGCCTCCCTCGCCGACGTCATCGCGACCTTGGCCAGGGCCGAACGCGAAGGGACGCTTCGGGAAAAGATCCGCTACTTCTGCCGCTTCGCGCTGCTGATCGTCGACGAGATCGGCTATCTGCCGGTGACGCCCGGCGGCGGCAATCTGTTCTTCCAGCTGGTCAACGCCCGTTACGAAAGAGGCGCCATGATCCTCACCTCGAACCGCGGCTTCGCGGAATGGGGCGAAATCTTCGGCGACCCCGTCGTCGCCACGGCGCTCCTCGACCGTCTCCTGCATCACGCCGTCGTCTTCCAGATCGAAGGCTCAAGCTATCGGCTCCGCGAGCACGCCGATCTGCTGCCCGAACATGTTCGCATGAAAGCGAGCATCCAGCCCGCGCCGATCCCGCCGACCCTGCGTCGTCGCGGCCGGCCGCCGAAAAACGGAGGCGCCGATCAAGACATCGGTTGA
- a CDS encoding 2Fe-2S iron-sulfur cluster-binding protein — protein MTLDVADKAHVFIDNACRSGTCGACRVKLLSGKVRMPVEDSLTQEEKARGHILACQALAESDVVVES, from the coding sequence CTGACCCTAGACGTCGCCGACAAAGCGCATGTTTTTATCGACAACGCCTGTCGATCGGGAACATGCGGCGCCTGCCGCGTCAAGCTGCTGTCAGGCAAGGTGCGTATGCCGGTCGAGGATTCCCTGACGCAGGAAGAGAAAGCTCGCGGCCACATTCTCGCTTGCCAAGCGCTCGCCGAGAGCGACGTCGTCGTCGAGTCATAG
- the amoB gene encoding bacterial ammonia monooxygenase, subunit AmoB — MKRQLKTLFGALFLGLCAGSLAPDAALAHGEKALEPFIRMRTIQWYDVAWSKSKLAVNEEVVITGKFHVAEDWPRGVAKPDATYLNVSAPGPVMVRTERYLNGQPSVSSVALKPGGDYDFKMVLKARMPGRFHLHPFFNLHDAGSVVGPGQWLEVDGDASAFSNQVKTLDGSVIDMETYGLANGLAWHFFWIALGSAWLLWWVRRPLFIPRYKMLHAGQEASLITPMDRHVGAVILVGVPLIVLAANFMTDRQYRNAIPLQAAMDQIDPLPAIVDAGTVQVKIQRAEYNVPARAMTMTAKLHNGSEHPIRVGEFATANVRFLNPAIVQPPQGEGAALAVAEGLTFDSSAPIAPGETRTIRITATDSLWQRERLDGLIRDADTRMGGLLFLYGDDGQRYVSSVSAAVIPKFD, encoded by the coding sequence ATGAAAAGACAGCTCAAGACGCTTTTCGGCGCTCTTTTCCTTGGACTATGCGCGGGTTCGCTCGCGCCGGACGCGGCGCTCGCTCACGGCGAAAAGGCCCTGGAGCCTTTCATACGTATGCGGACGATTCAATGGTACGACGTCGCGTGGTCCAAAAGCAAACTCGCCGTCAACGAGGAAGTTGTCATCACCGGCAAATTCCACGTTGCAGAAGACTGGCCGCGCGGCGTGGCGAAGCCCGACGCGACCTATTTGAACGTCTCGGCGCCGGGGCCCGTCATGGTTCGAACGGAGCGCTATCTGAATGGACAGCCATCGGTCAGTTCGGTCGCTCTGAAGCCTGGCGGAGACTACGACTTCAAAATGGTGTTGAAGGCGAGGATGCCCGGGCGCTTCCATCTCCACCCATTCTTCAACTTGCATGATGCGGGATCGGTTGTCGGGCCGGGGCAATGGCTCGAGGTCGATGGCGATGCGTCGGCCTTCAGCAATCAGGTCAAGACGCTCGACGGCAGCGTTATCGACATGGAAACCTACGGCCTCGCAAATGGCCTCGCCTGGCATTTCTTCTGGATCGCGCTGGGTTCCGCATGGCTGCTCTGGTGGGTCAGGCGTCCTCTCTTCATCCCGCGATACAAAATGCTGCATGCGGGCCAGGAGGCAAGCCTCATCACGCCTATGGATCGCCACGTGGGAGCCGTGATCCTCGTCGGCGTTCCTCTGATCGTGCTTGCCGCGAACTTCATGACCGACCGTCAATATCGCAACGCCATTCCGTTGCAAGCGGCGATGGATCAGATCGATCCTCTGCCGGCGATCGTCGACGCCGGAACGGTGCAGGTCAAGATTCAGCGCGCCGAGTACAACGTGCCCGCACGCGCAATGACCATGACGGCGAAGCTTCACAACGGTTCCGAGCATCCCATCCGGGTTGGCGAGTTCGCGACCGCGAATGTGCGATTCCTCAACCCCGCCATTGTCCAACCGCCGCAGGGCGAGGGCGCCGCGTTGGCCGTCGCCGAGGGGCTTACCTTCGATTCTTCTGCGCCAATCGCGCCGGGAGAGACGCGAACCATCCGCATCACGGCGACGGATTCGCTATGGCAGCGAGAAAGGCTCGACGGACTGATCCGCGACGCGGATACGCGCATGGGGGGCTTGCTCTTCCTCTATGGCGACGACGGCCAGCGCTACGTCTCCAGCGTGTCCGCAGCGGTCATACCGAAATTCGACTGA
- a CDS encoding LysR family transcriptional regulator produces MTELHNFDLNLLVAFDLLMEEKNVSRAAERMFVTQSAMSHTLQRLRQQLDDPLLVKTPAGMKPTDRALSLVDPVKAVLRDVKRLIRAPEEFDPSRSRRRFVIAATDYMDLLVLPPLVERIALAAPGVDIHVKRTESPFPEADLEHNDIDVVLGFDAVLKPPAYLSRTKLFDDRMACVVSREHSIGKNGQLTLEEYVSCKHMLISRTGARVGLIDEWLAERGLTRRIALIVPHFLSAPFIVAKTDMILSLPERIANDFVDLAPLNIVPIPIELPAYDLVMVWHPLHDPDPAHRWLRDQIAGICGELDTPLAARSAAR; encoded by the coding sequence GTGACGGAGCTGCATAATTTCGATCTCAATCTGCTCGTGGCGTTCGATCTTCTCATGGAAGAGAAGAACGTCTCGCGCGCCGCCGAACGCATGTTCGTCACGCAGTCGGCGATGAGCCATACCTTGCAGCGGTTAAGACAGCAGTTGGACGATCCGCTACTCGTCAAGACCCCGGCAGGTATGAAGCCGACAGATCGCGCATTGTCCCTGGTCGACCCGGTGAAGGCCGTCCTGCGCGACGTCAAGCGGCTGATCCGTGCGCCGGAGGAATTCGATCCTTCGCGGAGCAGGCGGCGGTTTGTGATCGCCGCTACCGATTACATGGACCTGCTGGTGCTCCCTCCGCTCGTCGAGCGCATCGCCTTGGCGGCTCCCGGGGTTGACATTCATGTAAAGAGAACCGAGTCGCCATTTCCCGAAGCGGACCTCGAGCACAACGATATCGATGTCGTGCTGGGTTTCGATGCCGTGTTGAAGCCGCCTGCCTATTTGAGCAGAACAAAACTTTTCGACGACCGCATGGCCTGCGTTGTCAGCAGGGAGCATTCGATCGGCAAGAACGGGCAGCTAACGCTCGAAGAATACGTCTCGTGCAAGCACATGCTGATCTCCCGCACTGGCGCCCGCGTTGGATTGATCGACGAGTGGCTCGCCGAGAGAGGGTTGACGCGGCGGATCGCGTTGATCGTGCCTCACTTCCTCTCGGCCCCCTTCATTGTCGCGAAGACCGACATGATCTTGTCCCTGCCGGAGCGGATCGCCAATGACTTCGTCGACCTGGCCCCATTGAACATTGTACCCATCCCTATCGAATTGCCGGCCTATGACCTCGTCATGGTCTGGCACCCGCTCCATGATCCCGACCCCGCCCATCGCTGGTTGCGGGATCAGATCGCGGGAATTTGCGGGGAACTGGACACGCCCCTTGCGGCCCGCTCAGCGGCCCGCTAA